In Candidatus Thermoplasmatota archaeon, the following are encoded in one genomic region:
- the uppS gene encoding polyprenyl diphosphate synthase — MNSISKKALLKTVADKKINELEQYALRSYTGKKILATLYHSPAYRFFSKKINEFRNYRLLEEIKKQPVPNHIAIIMDGNRRYARDLELSPEAGHLLGRDKIEEILDWCFELDIKVVTVFAFSTENFKRSKKEVQTLMNLCRHELQRALHDERIHKNKVKIQVLGHLESLPKDIQKAARTLMRQTKKYNKYIFNIALAYGGREEIVQAIKKIAQDVKKEKLKIEEITQKTVSSYLYTQGLPDPDLILRTSGEERISNFLLWQLAYSELYFSDVYWPAFQKRDFLNAIYTYQQRHRRYGT, encoded by the coding sequence ATGAACAGTATTTCAAAAAAAGCATTACTGAAAACTGTTGCAGATAAAAAAATCAACGAACTCGAACAATATGCTCTTCGAAGTTATACTGGAAAAAAAATTTTAGCAACATTGTATCATTCACCAGCCTATCGTTTTTTTTCAAAAAAGATAAACGAATTTCGAAATTATCGATTACTCGAAGAAATTAAAAAACAACCGGTTCCCAATCATATTGCAATAATTATGGATGGCAACAGGAGATATGCTCGAGATCTTGAGTTATCCCCTGAAGCAGGTCATCTTTTAGGACGAGATAAAATAGAAGAGATACTGGACTGGTGTTTTGAATTAGATATCAAAGTTGTCACTGTTTTTGCTTTTTCAACAGAAAACTTCAAACGATCAAAAAAGGAAGTTCAAACCCTTATGAATCTATGCAGACATGAACTTCAACGGGCGCTCCATGACGAACGCATTCATAAAAACAAGGTAAAAATTCAGGTTCTCGGCCATCTCGAATCACTCCCTAAAGATATTCAGAAAGCAGCAAGAACTCTTATGAGACAAACAAAAAAATATAACAAGTACATTTTTAACATCGCTTTAGCATACGGTGGCAGGGAAGAAATTGTTCAAGCAATCAAAAAAATTGCACAAGACGTCAAAAAAGAAAAACTAAAAATTGAAGAGATAACGCAAAAAACTGTTTCATCGTATTTATACACCCAGGGACTACCTGATCCTGACTTGATTTTGAGAACATCTGGTGAAGAACGCATTTCTAATTTTTTGCTCTGGCAGCTCGCTTATTCTGAACTTTATTTCTCGGATGTATATTGGCCAGCATTTCAAAAAAGAGATTTTTTAAATGCTATTTATACGTATCAACAGCGTCATCGACGATATGGAACATAA
- a CDS encoding 30S ribosomal protein S17e, translated as MGNIRHTHIKSTAIDLVKTFPNEFKYDDFQHNKEKVADLVETSSKLIRNQIAGYITRYLASRNKPRQNRPISE; from the coding sequence CTGGGAAATATTCGGCATACTCATATAAAGAGCACAGCAATAGATTTAGTGAAGACGTTTCCAAATGAGTTTAAATATGATGATTTTCAGCACAATAAAGAAAAAGTAGCAGATCTTGTTGAAACCTCAAGTAAACTTATTCGGAATCAAATAGCAGGATATATCACTCGGTATCTTGCCTCAAGAAACAAACCACGTCAAAATCGACCCATTTCTGAGTAA
- the ribB gene encoding 3,4-dihydroxy-2-butanone-4-phosphate synthase, with protein MMTSHVQHALNDLRQGKFVLVYDHDDRETETDFVKAAQFITPQDIQTMRQDGGGLIFLMISYPLAQQLQLPFLADIYASLEDSYPVLKALKPTDIPYDTKSSFSLYINHRKTFTGITDNDRSLTIKKFSELAEKINTLESRKALEEFGKEFRSPGHVPICIGSQNLLQERRGHTELVVALLQMAGIVPVGTGCEIMGDSGHALSKRDAQRYAQKHGLLFLEGSEIIKAWKQWSR; from the coding sequence ATGATGACATCTCATGTGCAGCACGCTCTGAATGATCTTCGACAAGGAAAATTTGTTTTAGTGTATGATCATGATGACCGTGAGACTGAAACAGATTTTGTCAAAGCAGCACAATTTATTACACCACAGGATATTCAGACAATGCGACAGGATGGAGGCGGCCTTATTTTTCTTATGATATCCTATCCGCTTGCCCAGCAATTGCAACTTCCGTTTCTAGCAGATATATATGCATCTCTAGAAGACTCGTATCCGGTGCTTAAAGCGCTTAAACCAACGGATATACCCTATGATACCAAATCTTCTTTTTCACTGTATATCAATCATCGAAAAACATTCACTGGAATCACTGATAATGATCGTAGTTTGACGATTAAAAAATTTTCAGAGCTCGCCGAAAAAATCAACACACTTGAGAGTAGAAAAGCACTTGAAGAATTTGGGAAAGAATTTAGATCGCCAGGTCATGTTCCGATTTGCATTGGATCTCAAAACCTCCTTCAAGAGCGGAGAGGACACACTGAGCTGGTTGTTGCTCTGCTCCAGATGGCAGGTATTGTTCCAGTAGGTACTGGCTGTGAGATTATGGGTGATTCTGGTCATGCTCTGTCAAAAAGAGATGCACAACGATATGCTCAAAAACATGGTTTACTATTCCTCGAAGGATCTGAAATCATTAAGGCGTGGAAACAATGGTCACGGTAA
- a CDS encoding adenylyltransferase/cytidyltransferase family protein produces the protein MVTVMATGTFDLLHLGHIYYLKEAKKLGDKLIVVVAHDATVRKLKHEPINSQEIRLRLVQELKMVDDAYIGYEHDMYKIVEELKPDIIALGYDQVHNEHQIVHELRKRSLNARVVRLKKYDGGSDLEGTRRIIQKIISAYEFQKQMERVEHS, from the coding sequence ATGGTCACGGTAATGGCAACAGGTACGTTTGATCTGCTTCATCTTGGACATATATATTACCTTAAAGAGGCAAAAAAACTTGGTGATAAACTCATTGTTGTTGTTGCTCATGATGCAACTGTTCGAAAATTGAAACATGAACCGATCAATTCGCAGGAAATTCGATTACGTCTTGTTCAAGAGCTTAAAATGGTAGATGATGCTTATATTGGCTATGAACACGATATGTATAAAATCGTTGAAGAACTTAAACCTGATATCATCGCACTTGGCTATGACCAAGTTCATAATGAACATCAGATTGTTCATGAGTTAAGGAAACGTTCGCTAAATGCTCGTGTTGTTCGGCTGAAAAAATATGATGGCGGAAGTGATCTTGAAGGGACACGTCGAATTATTCAAAAGATTATTTCTGCATATGAATTTCAAAAACAGATGGAGCGTGTTGAGCACTCGTGA
- the ribC gene encoding riboflavin synthase → MKKIGIADTTFARYDMAQAAIDELQSHATGFTIERYTVPGIKDLPVACKKLFDEKNCDIVLALGMPGAQSIDKQCAHEASLGLIITQLLCNRHIIEVFVHEDEARNERELLWLAEQRTREHALNVLDLLFKPEKLTKNAGRGLRQGFKDVGSIQE, encoded by the coding sequence GTGAAAAAGATTGGCATAGCTGATACTACCTTTGCCCGGTATGATATGGCGCAAGCAGCTATTGATGAATTGCAGAGTCATGCAACTGGATTCACGATTGAACGATATACCGTACCCGGAATAAAGGATTTGCCGGTTGCTTGTAAAAAACTATTTGACGAAAAAAACTGCGATATTGTTTTAGCACTGGGAATGCCCGGAGCTCAAAGTATCGATAAGCAATGTGCTCATGAGGCAAGCCTTGGACTGATAATAACTCAACTTTTATGTAATAGACATATTATTGAGGTGTTTGTTCACGAAGATGAAGCACGAAATGAACGTGAGCTCTTATGGCTTGCAGAACAACGAACTCGAGAACATGCATTAAATGTTTTAGATTTGCTCTTTAAACCAGAAAAACTAACAAAAAATGCTGGACGAGGGCTTCGTCAAGGGTTTAAAGATGTCGGATCAATTCAAGAATAA
- the ribH gene encoding 6,7-dimethyl-8-ribityllumazine synthase — MVHDKIRIGAVVAEFNYDINMMMLERAKEHAQFLGAEITHIVKVPGVFDMGLAVKKLLERQDLDGVIALGSVIEGETEHDQIVIQNAARKIADLAVEFGKPIGFGISGPGMTRLQAQDRIENAKAAVETVVKLHQRLKL, encoded by the coding sequence ATGGTACATGATAAAATACGAATCGGAGCTGTTGTAGCTGAATTCAATTACGATATTAATATGATGATGTTGGAACGAGCTAAAGAACACGCACAATTTCTAGGTGCTGAAATAACACACATCGTCAAAGTTCCTGGTGTTTTTGATATGGGACTTGCGGTAAAAAAACTTCTTGAGCGGCAAGACCTTGATGGTGTTATCGCCTTAGGATCTGTTATTGAGGGAGAAACAGAACATGATCAAATCGTCATTCAGAATGCTGCTCGGAAAATTGCGGATCTTGCTGTTGAATTTGGTAAACCAATAGGTTTTGGGATTAGCGGTCCAGGCATGACTCGGTTACAAGCTCAAGATCGAATTGAGAACGCAAAAGCAGCAGTTGAAACGGTCGTCAAACTTCATCAACGGTTGAAACTATAA
- a CDS encoding Zn-ribbon containing protein, protein MPHQCLKCGHVFEQNSAQLLKGCPDCGGSRFFFTLKPLDEQERNAISQEMSNDITKKVIDMLVEQHKDKLDKNGKWVSIKSKDIRKFVEEQLNETIQEKTKTHETPDIMDDNFRNARLEKIKKEAEQSQTPETIDIEHPGRYKIDLKGLLEKEPIVIQKDGSYTIHLPSLFKMIEKE, encoded by the coding sequence ATGCCACATCAATGCCTGAAATGTGGTCATGTCTTCGAACAAAATTCAGCACAGTTGTTAAAAGGTTGTCCTGATTGCGGAGGTAGTCGATTTTTTTTCACTCTAAAACCTCTAGATGAACAAGAGAGAAATGCTATCAGCCAAGAGATGAGCAATGATATTACAAAAAAAGTTATCGATATGCTTGTTGAACAACATAAAGATAAACTTGATAAAAATGGAAAATGGGTATCGATAAAATCAAAAGATATCCGTAAGTTTGTTGAAGAACAACTCAATGAGACGATTCAAGAAAAAACAAAGACTCACGAAACACCAGATATTATGGATGATAATTTTCGAAATGCTAGACTGGAAAAAATAAAAAAGGAGGCAGAACAGTCACAAACACCTGAAACTATTGATATCGAACATCCAGGACGATATAAAATTGATCTAAAAGGACTACTCGAAAAGGAACCAATTGTCATCCAAAAAGATGGTTCATATACGATTCATTTACCATCGTTGTTTAAAATGATTGAAAAAGAATAA
- a CDS encoding DUF2073 domain-containing protein produces MTKKDIGISFHLVSKQKLNELSSADKLRYIMSEVKDGRILVLEQGLTPNEQATLIEQTMKEIDHDTFIGIEMEGYSEEKASFIQRVFGVMKKPRMTVIGPAHLLKMVHKDNDLIETIIIPGKGTQ; encoded by the coding sequence ATGACGAAGAAAGATATCGGAATATCATTTCATTTGGTTTCTAAACAAAAATTAAATGAGTTGTCATCCGCTGATAAATTAAGATATATTATGAGTGAAGTAAAAGATGGAAGGATTCTTGTTCTTGAACAGGGACTAACACCAAATGAGCAAGCAACGCTAATCGAGCAAACCATGAAAGAAATTGATCATGATACCTTCATTGGCATCGAAATGGAAGGATATTCTGAAGAAAAAGCCAGTTTCATCCAGCGAGTCTTTGGAGTGATGAAGAAACCGCGTATGACAGTTATTGGCCCAGCCCATCTATTAAAGATGGTTCATAAAGACAATGATCTTATTGAAACAATTATTATACCAGGGAAGGGAACACAATAG
- a CDS encoding Era-like GTP-binding protein yields the protein MGIFDRFRQNRFATMIQKIFGKKHAKIGIYGPPNVGKTTLANRILRDWTGDIMGSVSEIPHETRRAKWKNNIKINNGGSSLVMDLVDTPGIATKIDYKEFMNIYGMNKEESRSRAKEATEGVIEAIRWLEDIDGVILVMDSTQDPFTQVNVTIIGNLEARNLPILIAANKIDAEDASPATLKAAFPQHPVIPISALTGYNTETLYSMMVKEFGKRRQKKQRR from the coding sequence ATGGGAATATTTGACCGATTTCGACAGAATCGTTTTGCGACAATGATACAAAAAATTTTTGGAAAAAAACATGCAAAAATAGGAATATATGGTCCACCAAATGTTGGGAAAACTACTCTTGCAAATCGAATTTTACGAGATTGGACTGGTGATATCATGGGTAGTGTTTCTGAGATTCCTCATGAGACCCGACGAGCTAAATGGAAAAATAATATTAAAATAAATAATGGGGGGTCTTCACTTGTCATGGATCTTGTTGATACTCCTGGTATTGCAACAAAAATTGACTACAAAGAATTCATGAATATATATGGAATGAATAAAGAGGAATCACGTTCTCGTGCAAAAGAAGCAACGGAAGGTGTCATTGAAGCAATTCGATGGCTTGAAGATATCGATGGTGTAATTCTTGTGATGGACTCAACCCAAGATCCGTTTACTCAGGTTAATGTAACGATTATTGGTAATCTTGAAGCTCGGAATTTACCGATTCTTATCGCAGCAAACAAAATTGACGCAGAAGACGCAAGCCCCGCAACCTTGAAAGCAGCATTCCCCCAGCATCCTGTAATTCCAATTAGTGCTTTAACCGGATACAATACAGAAACATTATATAGCATGATGGTAAAAGAATTCGGGAAACGACGACAAAAGAAACAGCGGAGATGA